In one Sulfuricella sp. genomic region, the following are encoded:
- a CDS encoding molybdopterin-dependent oxidoreductase, whose amino-acid sequence MKRRDFLKSTAYCGLALAFGGPLTSLRAFAAAPGPLRAWENLYRQEFLGTRGDAQGFAFHCSNCQGNCAWKVYAKDGKVTREEQSASYPQINPNIPDANPRGCNKGIIHSKQMYQADRLLHPMKRTGKRGEGRWERVSWESAAADIATRVVDTLTQDGLSALMLHCGTGILSQGRRAGPLRLGSLLGAQRLYPASAVGDMFTGASLAYGIATVGHSLDAWFEAKTIILWGINAAVTRIPDAHYLSEARYNGAKIYCITPEYNATAKLSTDWVPVKAGTDSFLAMSLLHVLFRDNLIDTDFVREQSDLPFLVRLDNGDLLRHRDLRDKGKDDVFYCWDEATNSAQTMPGTMGHFKKSLRLVKLKPALSGTWEVKGKDGKSIPVTTVYEQARAEALKFPPALTREQTGVHPDLVERMAKDLAGADKAIINIGFSLHKYVSGTMTCWGAALACALTGHAGERGGLDTENNWSLGGIGPLSSPKPARFASGFFSEWMNGGMEETMRRHYSDAHLKSTAGFDHAETAHLAEKFRQTSNAYFGKPKAVLLFADNMLQRNKSESNYRRNFIESLELFVNVNHRMDSTALWADYVLPAKSQYESWDLRGELGYHRFCNITVPPKGLKPVGETKSEWEICLLLAQAISKEAQKRGIAAIPDPDYLETKGDKAAPVMRDLQRLPEDFTDGGKLMTDEDVVRWVMNNVPAIKPWTPEDAMKRGFVTLNREAGFNSPLYANRPFHSFEYNVYLRQPYKTLSGRQQFYVDHPVFKKLGCPTPTAMKPLRPNTFPFAFYTPHTRHGIHSQWRSNTLLLRLQRGEPYIWLNPRTAAGKGIAEGDPVRVFNDIGAFQARAKLMPGVPPDSVVMDHAWEPYQFKQRLGLNNAVAGLLSPLELVDGWGHLTFNPNWDGNMIAFESAVDVEKETEA is encoded by the coding sequence ATGAAACGGCGCGATTTCCTCAAAAGCACCGCCTACTGCGGCTTGGCGTTGGCCTTCGGCGGGCCGCTCACCAGCCTGCGCGCATTTGCCGCCGCGCCCGGCCCGCTCCGCGCCTGGGAGAATCTTTACCGCCAGGAATTCCTCGGCACCCGTGGCGACGCCCAGGGCTTTGCTTTCCACTGCTCCAACTGCCAGGGCAACTGCGCCTGGAAGGTGTACGCCAAGGACGGCAAGGTGACGCGCGAGGAGCAGTCGGCCTCCTATCCGCAGATCAATCCGAACATCCCCGACGCCAACCCGCGCGGCTGCAACAAGGGGATTATTCATTCCAAACAGATGTACCAGGCCGACCGCCTGCTCCATCCCATGAAACGCACGGGCAAGCGCGGCGAAGGCCGATGGGAGCGGGTCTCCTGGGAGTCAGCCGCCGCCGACATCGCCACCCGCGTGGTGGACACCCTGACCCAGGACGGTCTCAGCGCGCTCATGCTGCACTGCGGCACCGGCATCCTCTCCCAGGGGCGGCGCGCCGGGCCGCTGCGCCTGGGGTCTCTTTTGGGTGCGCAGCGGCTTTACCCTGCCAGCGCGGTGGGCGACATGTTCACCGGCGCCTCGCTCGCTTATGGCATCGCCACCGTCGGCCATTCGCTGGATGCCTGGTTCGAGGCGAAAACCATCATCCTGTGGGGCATCAACGCGGCGGTGACGCGCATTCCCGACGCGCATTACCTGAGCGAGGCGCGCTACAACGGCGCCAAAATTTACTGCATCACGCCCGAATACAACGCCACCGCCAAGCTTTCCACCGACTGGGTGCCGGTCAAGGCGGGAACGGACAGCTTCCTGGCGATGTCGCTGCTGCACGTGCTGTTCCGCGATAACCTCATCGATACCGATTTCGTCCGCGAGCAGAGCGACCTGCCTTTCCTGGTGCGGCTCGATAACGGCGATCTGCTGCGTCACCGCGACCTGCGCGACAAGGGCAAGGACGACGTGTTCTACTGCTGGGACGAGGCGACCAACAGCGCCCAGACCATGCCCGGCACCATGGGGCATTTCAAGAAATCGCTGCGACTCGTCAAGCTCAAGCCCGCGCTGAGCGGCACTTGGGAAGTCAAGGGCAAGGACGGCAAGTCCATCCCCGTCACCACGGTGTACGAGCAGGCCCGCGCCGAGGCGCTGAAATTTCCGCCTGCGCTGACACGGGAGCAGACCGGCGTCCACCCCGATCTGGTGGAGCGCATGGCAAAAGACCTCGCGGGTGCCGACAAGGCCATCATCAACATCGGTTTCTCGCTGCACAAGTACGTTTCCGGCACCATGACCTGCTGGGGCGCGGCGCTGGCCTGCGCGCTGACCGGCCACGCGGGGGAGCGCGGCGGGCTGGACACCGAGAACAACTGGAGTCTGGGCGGCATCGGGCCGCTCTCCAGCCCCAAGCCGGCGCGCTTCGCCTCCGGTTTCTTCAGCGAATGGATGAACGGCGGCATGGAGGAAACCATGCGGCGCCATTACTCCGACGCCCACCTGAAAAGCACGGCCGGATTTGACCACGCCGAAACCGCCCATCTCGCGGAGAAGTTCCGCCAGACCAGCAACGCCTATTTCGGCAAGCCCAAGGCTGTGCTGCTGTTCGCCGACAACATGCTGCAGCGCAACAAGTCGGAGTCGAACTACCGGCGCAACTTCATCGAAAGCCTGGAGCTGTTCGTCAACGTCAACCACCGCATGGATTCCACCGCGCTGTGGGCGGACTACGTGCTGCCGGCCAAGAGCCAGTACGAAAGCTGGGACCTGCGCGGCGAACTCGGTTACCACCGTTTCTGCAACATCACCGTGCCGCCCAAGGGGCTGAAGCCGGTGGGTGAGACCAAATCTGAATGGGAAATCTGCCTGCTGCTGGCCCAGGCGATCTCGAAAGAGGCGCAGAAACGCGGTATCGCGGCCATCCCCGACCCGGACTATCTCGAAACCAAGGGCGACAAGGCCGCGCCGGTGATGCGCGACCTTCAGCGCCTGCCGGAGGATTTCACGGACGGCGGCAAGCTGATGACCGACGAGGACGTGGTGCGCTGGGTGATGAACAACGTCCCGGCGATCAAGCCGTGGACGCCGGAGGATGCGATGAAGCGCGGCTTCGTCACGCTCAACCGCGAGGCGGGTTTCAACTCGCCGCTCTATGCCAACCGGCCGTTCCATTCCTTCGAGTACAACGTCTACCTGCGCCAGCCCTACAAGACCCTGTCCGGGCGGCAGCAGTTCTATGTTGATCACCCGGTGTTCAAGAAGCTGGGCTGCCCCACGCCCACGGCGATGAAGCCGTTGCGGCCCAATACCTTCCCCTTCGCCTTCTACACGCCCCACACCCGCCATGGCATCCATTCCCAGTGGCGCAGCAACACCCTGCTGCTGCGCCTGCAGCGCGGCGAGCCTTATATCTGGCTCAACCCCCGGACGGCTGCGGGGAAAGGCATCGCCGAGGGCGACCCGGTGCGGGTGTTCAACGACATCGGAGCATTTCAGGCGCGCGCCAAGCTGATGCCGGGCGTGCCGCCGGATTCGGTGGTGATGGACCATGCCTGGGAGCCCTACCAGTTCAAGCAACGCCTCGGCCTCAACAACGCCGTGGCCGGGCTGCTCTCGCCGCTGGAACTGGTGGACGGCTGGGGCCACCTCACCTTCAACCCCAACTGGGACGGCAACATGATCGCCTTCGAATCGGCGGTGGATGTGGAGAAGGAGACGGAGGCATGA
- a CDS encoding 4Fe-4S dicluster domain-containing protein, with protein sequence MRQLGMVIDLNKCIGCQTCTLACKTQWTDRGGREFMYWNHVETRPGLGYPRDWEKAGGGWDNGKLKPGRLPRLAEDYGVPAEFNHDALFEPGDAPLRPKETMQWGPNWQEDQGAGEFPNSHFFYLPRLCNHCTKPACLAACPRQAIYKREQDGIVLIDQERCRGYRYCVAACPYKKIYFNPLAGKSEKCIFCYPRVESGLPQACAYQCVGRARHVAYLDDTGGAVHRLVNEWKVALPLHPEHGTQPNVYYVPPLSPSTFDADGKPTGQPRIPDEYLEELFGPAVHAALATLKQEIARKEKGEPSAMMDLLIAFRHGDMFRLNPPKEG encoded by the coding sequence ATGAGACAGCTCGGCATGGTCATCGACCTCAACAAATGCATCGGCTGCCAGACCTGCACCCTGGCCTGCAAGACCCAGTGGACCGACCGGGGCGGGCGCGAGTTCATGTACTGGAACCACGTCGAAACCAGGCCCGGCCTGGGCTACCCGCGCGACTGGGAAAAGGCCGGCGGCGGCTGGGACAACGGCAAGCTCAAGCCCGGGCGGCTGCCGCGCCTGGCGGAAGATTACGGCGTGCCGGCAGAGTTCAACCACGACGCGCTATTCGAGCCGGGCGACGCCCCGCTGCGCCCGAAGGAGACGATGCAGTGGGGGCCGAACTGGCAGGAAGACCAGGGCGCGGGCGAATTTCCCAACAGCCATTTCTTCTACCTGCCGCGCCTGTGCAACCACTGCACCAAGCCCGCGTGCCTCGCCGCCTGCCCGCGCCAGGCAATCTACAAGCGCGAGCAGGACGGCATCGTGCTGATCGACCAGGAGCGCTGCCGCGGCTACCGCTACTGTGTCGCCGCCTGCCCCTACAAGAAGATTTACTTCAACCCGCTGGCGGGCAAATCCGAAAAGTGCATTTTCTGCTATCCGCGCGTGGAAAGCGGCCTGCCCCAGGCCTGCGCCTACCAGTGCGTCGGGCGGGCGCGCCACGTCGCCTATCTGGACGACACTGGCGGGGCGGTGCACCGGCTGGTCAACGAATGGAAGGTGGCGCTACCGCTTCACCCCGAGCACGGCACCCAGCCCAATGTCTATTACGTGCCGCCGCTGTCGCCTTCCACCTTCGACGCTGATGGCAAACCCACCGGCCAGCCGCGCATTCCTGACGAATATCTGGAAGAACTGTTCGGGCCGGCGGTTCATGCCGCGCTGGCCACCCTGAAGCAGGAAATCGCCCGGAAGGAAAAGGGCGAACCCTCGGCGATGATGGACCTGCTGATCGCATTCCGCCACGGCGACATGTTTAGGCTGAACCCGCCCAAGGAGGGATGA
- a CDS encoding ethylbenzene dehydrogenase-related protein: MLASLLLPLLAPGSALAAPSELDLLRQAGRVMEAGVTTDMPPLAPGDPAWGTAPAMLLKIYPQRSTAPGFEEAAPATLKVQALAGKGHLALRLAWADKSEDRLDPKSTDRFADAAAVQFPARPGRLLPYIGMGEPNNPVSLWFWRAGTVPELAEARGFGSLSARPGTGPEVDAVHGAGEWAVVLRAPLAANAGSPLPVAFAVWDGAAQGRDGRKWLSSWQLLRLPGMRDDRARLRAYAAEAFTVGNAMRGEKLAAERGCSACHRLPDGPAFDTGPALLNAGGIHWPGYMRRAILQSSSFIVPGKGYGANGVSLMPDMEWRDGEVEDLVAYLTSLK, encoded by the coding sequence ATGCTCGCCTCTCTATTGTTGCCGCTGCTGGCACCGGGCAGCGCGCTCGCGGCGCCCTCCGAACTCGACCTGCTGCGCCAGGCGGGGCGGGTCATGGAGGCAGGCGTCACTACGGACATGCCACCGCTGGCCCCAGGCGACCCGGCCTGGGGCACAGCGCCCGCAATGCTGCTCAAGATCTATCCCCAGCGCAGCACGGCGCCCGGCTTCGAGGAGGCCGCTCCGGCCACGCTGAAAGTGCAGGCGCTGGCGGGGAAAGGCCATCTCGCGCTGAGGCTGGCGTGGGCGGACAAAAGCGAGGACCGGCTTGACCCCAAAAGCACCGACCGCTTCGCCGATGCGGCGGCGGTGCAGTTTCCCGCCAGGCCGGGGCGGCTTCTGCCTTACATCGGCATGGGTGAGCCGAACAATCCGGTTTCATTGTGGTTCTGGCGCGCCGGAACGGTGCCCGAACTGGCCGAGGCGCGCGGTTTCGGCTCCTTGAGCGCACGACCGGGCACAGGTCCGGAAGTCGATGCGGTACATGGCGCAGGCGAATGGGCGGTGGTTCTGCGAGCGCCGCTTGCAGCCAATGCGGGCAGCCCCCTGCCGGTCGCTTTCGCTGTCTGGGACGGTGCGGCCCAAGGGCGAGACGGGCGCAAATGGCTGTCATCCTGGCAACTGCTGCGCCTGCCCGGCATGCGGGACGACCGGGCGCGGCTGCGCGCTTACGCCGCCGAGGCGTTCACGGTGGGCAACGCCATGCGCGGCGAGAAACTGGCGGCGGAGCGCGGCTGTAGCGCCTGCCACCGCCTGCCCGACGGGCCGGCCTTCGACACCGGCCCCGCCCTGCTCAACGCCGGCGGCATCCACTGGCCGGGCTATATGCGGCGCGCAATTCTGCAATCTTCTTCCTTTATCGTACCGGGCAAGGGCTATGGCGCCAACGGCGTTTCCCTGATGCCCGACATGGAATGGCGCGACGGGGAAGTGGAAGACCTGGTGGCTTATCTGACTTCGTTAAAGTAA
- a CDS encoding DsrE family protein codes for MKTLFILNDPPYGTERSYNGFRLARALTKIEGNEIRVFLLGDAALCAKAGQKVPQGYYNIEFFAQSILKRGGEIGVCGVCMDARGLKDEELIPGSQHSTLEHLAEWTLWAEKVLTF; via the coding sequence ATGAAAACTCTATTCATCCTCAACGATCCGCCCTACGGCACCGAGCGCAGCTACAACGGCTTTCGCCTGGCGCGGGCGCTGACAAAGATCGAGGGCAACGAAATCCGCGTGTTCCTGCTGGGCGATGCGGCCCTGTGCGCCAAGGCGGGACAGAAGGTGCCGCAAGGCTATTACAACATCGAGTTCTTCGCCCAGAGCATCCTGAAGCGCGGCGGGGAGATCGGCGTATGCGGGGTGTGCATGGATGCGCGGGGATTGAAGGATGAAGAACTCATCCCGGGCAGCCAGCACAGCACGCTGGAGCATCTGGCCGAGTGGACCCTATGGGCGGAGAAGGTGCTCACGTTTTGA
- a CDS encoding FAD-dependent oxidoreductase, with amino-acid sequence MKKITIIGTGFAALAAVRKLRARDPEAEITVIGRKAEFVYQPSLIWIPSGLRQPEDLVVPLEGFFRRMRVKFHPGEATGLRDGGRVVLTDAGEVENDGLIIASGGRFIRKLPGIEHAITPCEGVTAALRIRDRLREMQGGTIALGFGGNPNEPSAMRGGPLFEFLFGLHTQLLREGRRDRFRLVFFNPMAEPGKRLGGKAVKGLLAAMAARGIETHLGHKITGFAADKVMTEGGDIPADLILFMPGMTGNAWFDSTELPRSPGGLLKADQYCHVEGWDKVYVAGDSGSFPGPDWMPKQAHMAELQAAAAAANLLAELDGRAPSHTFRVELMCIMDTLDAGMFIWRTPGMSVMLPPLSGMHWLKRLYEWWYLRRLIS; translated from the coding sequence ATGAAAAAAATCACCATCATAGGCACCGGTTTTGCCGCGCTGGCTGCAGTACGCAAGCTGCGCGCGCGCGACCCCGAAGCGGAAATCACCGTCATCGGCAGGAAGGCCGAATTCGTTTATCAGCCCAGCCTGATCTGGATTCCTTCCGGCCTGCGCCAGCCGGAAGACCTGGTGGTTCCGCTGGAGGGTTTTTTCCGGCGCATGCGGGTGAAATTTCACCCTGGCGAAGCGACCGGCCTCAGGGACGGTGGACGGGTGGTGCTCACCGATGCCGGGGAGGTGGAAAACGACGGCCTGATCATCGCCAGCGGCGGGCGCTTCATCAGGAAACTGCCCGGCATCGAGCATGCCATCACGCCATGCGAAGGGGTGACCGCAGCGCTCAGGATTCGCGACCGGCTGCGGGAAATGCAGGGCGGCACCATCGCCCTCGGCTTCGGCGGCAATCCCAACGAGCCTTCCGCCATGCGCGGCGGGCCGCTGTTCGAATTCCTCTTCGGCCTGCACACACAATTGCTGCGCGAAGGCCGGCGCGACCGTTTCAGGCTGGTGTTCTTCAACCCGATGGCGGAGCCGGGCAAGCGCCTCGGCGGCAAGGCGGTGAAGGGGCTGCTTGCCGCCATGGCGGCGCGCGGCATCGAAACTCACCTGGGCCACAAGATCACCGGCTTCGCGGCGGACAAGGTGATGACCGAGGGCGGCGACATCCCCGCCGATCTGATCCTGTTCATGCCCGGCATGACCGGCAACGCCTGGTTCGACAGCACCGAACTGCCGCGCTCGCCGGGCGGGTTGCTCAAGGCGGACCAATACTGCCATGTCGAGGGATGGGACAAGGTTTACGTGGCCGGCGATTCCGGCAGTTTCCCCGGCCCCGACTGGATGCCGAAGCAGGCGCACATGGCCGAGCTGCAGGCCGCCGCCGCGGCGGCCAACCTGCTGGCCGAGCTGGACGGGCGCGCGCCGTCGCACACCTTCAGGGTCGAATTGATGTGCATTATGGATACACTCGACGCTGGCATGTTCATCTGGCGCACGCCCGGAATGAGCGTGATGCTGCCCCCGCTTTCCGGGATGCACTGGCTGAAGCGCTTGTATGAATGGTGGTATTTGCGGCGCCTGATTTCGTAG
- a CDS encoding sulfite exporter TauE/SafE family protein produces MIFLAIISGAITGIVLGLFGSGGSIIAMPALMYLLDVEAKSAIAMSMGIVAVTATISGWDNWRRGNVDLKVAMWFGLFGVIGTYGGARLGVYTPVQVQLTLFALVMYAAAWKMLQPKKQPAAQLATAGGPPLPEDEVISAHMGHIAAHGVGVGILTGLVGVGGGFLIVPALVLLSGIPMKLAIGTSLVIVAAKSYSGFAGYVGAVPVDWTTMALFTTVTVAGSFIGTRVAHRFSQETLKRSFGVFLVFVASYILLKTVL; encoded by the coding sequence ATGATTTTCCTGGCCATTATTTCCGGTGCGATCACCGGCATCGTGTTGGGTTTGTTCGGCAGCGGCGGTTCCATCATCGCCATGCCGGCGCTGATGTACCTGCTCGACGTGGAGGCCAAATCGGCCATCGCCATGAGCATGGGCATCGTCGCCGTTACCGCCACGATTTCGGGCTGGGACAACTGGCGGCGCGGCAATGTGGATCTCAAGGTGGCGATGTGGTTCGGCCTGTTCGGCGTGATCGGCACCTACGGCGGCGCCCGTCTCGGGGTTTACACGCCGGTACAGGTACAGCTCACCCTGTTCGCCCTGGTGATGTATGCCGCTGCCTGGAAGATGCTGCAGCCCAAAAAGCAGCCAGCCGCCCAACTGGCCACGGCGGGCGGCCCGCCACTGCCGGAAGATGAAGTCATTTCGGCGCACATGGGGCATATCGCGGCGCACGGCGTCGGTGTCGGCATTCTGACCGGCCTGGTGGGCGTAGGCGGCGGCTTCCTGATCGTGCCGGCGCTGGTGCTGCTGTCCGGCATTCCGATGAAGCTCGCCATCGGCACCTCGCTGGTCATTGTCGCCGCCAAGTCCTACTCCGGTTTTGCCGGTTATGTCGGGGCGGTGCCGGTGGACTGGACCACCATGGCTTTGTTCACCACCGTCACGGTGGCCGGCAGCTTCATCGGCACGCGCGTTGCGCATCGCTTCTCGCAGGAGACACTGAAGCGCAGCTTCGGCGTGTTCCTGGTGTTCGTGGCGAGCTACATTCTGCTCAAGACCGTGCTGTAA